A single Paenibacillus kribbensis DNA region contains:
- a CDS encoding DHA2 family efflux MFS transporter permease subunit yields MTLAGNVRRAPIVAALLIGAFVAILNQTLISVALPKMMNDLNVDANVAQWLSTGFMLVNGVLIPVTAFLIARFSTRKLFISAMIIFSIGTLLCAIAPSFSILLIGRLIQAAGAGIMMPLMMVVILNIFPIERRGRAMGTLGIAMGFAPAIGPTLSGYIVQNYDWRVLFWIILPISILSVIIGAIFLKNVTEQSKPKLDIPSIILSTLGFGGLLYGFSDAGTSGWGSIPVLSTLIVGTIALILFIARQLKVDEPMLEFRIFKYDVYSLTTIINVIVTMALYAGMILLPIYLQNIRGFSPLQSGMLMLPGAILMGIMSPVTGVIFDRIGARWLSVIGLLIMVVTTWEFTRLTESTTYLALLINYTVRMFGMSLLMMPIQTAGLNQLPQRLNAHGTAMSNTLRMISGSIGTAILVTVMSTQTSNRLTTIVASEGLNVTNKAEMLAAGNQATIYGINSAFIIATLLSVTALILAFFIKNTNVQNARPRQQLVNSKQGQTVASSS; encoded by the coding sequence ATGACACTAGCAGGTAACGTGCGCAGGGCACCGATTGTGGCCGCTCTGTTGATTGGCGCGTTTGTTGCCATTTTAAACCAGACATTAATTAGTGTGGCTCTACCCAAAATGATGAATGATCTGAATGTAGATGCCAACGTGGCTCAGTGGCTTAGCACGGGTTTTATGCTCGTGAACGGAGTGTTGATCCCGGTGACCGCATTTTTGATTGCCCGTTTCTCCACTCGCAAATTGTTTATTAGCGCGATGATTATTTTTTCAATAGGTACGCTGTTGTGTGCTATCGCACCAAGCTTTAGCATTCTGCTGATCGGACGGCTTATTCAGGCCGCGGGTGCAGGTATTATGATGCCTTTGATGATGGTCGTGATCTTGAACATCTTTCCGATAGAGCGTCGTGGACGGGCGATGGGCACACTCGGGATTGCGATGGGCTTTGCCCCAGCCATTGGACCAACCCTATCAGGTTATATTGTTCAAAATTATGATTGGCGGGTATTATTCTGGATCATTTTGCCGATTTCAATCCTTTCAGTGATCATTGGGGCTATTTTTCTGAAAAATGTAACGGAGCAGTCTAAGCCTAAGCTGGATATTCCAAGCATCATTTTATCTACACTCGGGTTCGGCGGATTGTTATATGGCTTTAGTGATGCGGGAACATCAGGCTGGGGAAGTATCCCGGTGTTGTCTACGCTTATCGTTGGGACGATTGCGCTTATCCTGTTTATTGCCCGCCAGCTGAAGGTCGATGAACCGATGCTGGAGTTCCGTATTTTTAAATACGATGTGTACAGCCTGACGACGATTATTAATGTCATTGTGACGATGGCTTTGTACGCTGGTATGATATTGCTGCCGATTTATTTGCAAAATATTCGCGGTTTTTCGCCGCTCCAGTCCGGTATGCTCATGTTGCCGGGAGCGATTCTGATGGGGATTATGTCTCCGGTGACGGGAGTGATCTTTGACCGAATCGGAGCGCGCTGGTTGTCTGTCATTGGCCTGTTGATTATGGTTGTAACGACTTGGGAGTTTACACGGTTAACCGAATCAACCACCTATTTGGCACTATTAATAAATTACACAGTACGGATGTTTGGGATGTCATTGCTGATGATGCCGATCCAGACAGCCGGATTGAATCAGCTTCCGCAACGATTAAATGCGCATGGTACGGCGATGAGCAACACGCTGCGTATGATTTCCGGCTCCATAGGGACGGCAATTCTGGTGACGGTGATGTCGACTCAAACCAGCAACCGTCTGACAACGATTGTTGCATCCGAAGGACTCAACGTTACGAACAAAGCGGAGATGCTGGCTGCAGGCAATCAGGCTACGATTTATGGTATTAACTCGGCCTTTATTATTGCAACTCTGCTGAGTGTGACAGCTCTGATTTTAGCGTTTTTCATCAAAAATACAAATGTTCAAAACGCTCGACCACGCCAACAACTGGTGAACAGCAAGCAAGGGCAAACCGTGGCTTCCTCGTCATAA
- a CDS encoding MarR family winged helix-turn-helix transcriptional regulator translates to MQTTEFAKIWSRMAKDYKVHMEQQLAPSLTEAQLTVLEVLNEYGRMKPSQLIPYLATTPAAITMLLDRMERNRLVTRFRDVKDRRIVWIVISDQGREEAERGLQIRDDFLGSALNRISQHNQNLLVYLLGKITTKTKTTVSTSEAAGEKEQIEQAE, encoded by the coding sequence ATGCAAACGACCGAATTTGCGAAAATCTGGTCCAGAATGGCTAAGGATTACAAGGTTCATATGGAGCAGCAGTTGGCTCCATCACTAACTGAGGCTCAGCTCACAGTGCTGGAGGTTCTGAACGAATACGGCCGCATGAAGCCGTCTCAGTTGATCCCGTATCTGGCGACCACCCCTGCGGCGATTACGATGCTGCTGGATCGAATGGAGCGGAATCGACTGGTCACCCGTTTCAGAGACGTAAAGGACCGCAGAATTGTATGGATTGTCATATCAGATCAAGGCAGAGAAGAGGCGGAACGCGGTTTGCAGATCCGTGATGATTTTTTGGGCTCCGCACTAAACCGGATTTCTCAGCATAATCAAAATTTGCTGGTCTATTTGTTGGGTAAAATCACAACAAAGACGAAAACTACAGTATCGACAAGTGAAGCAGCGGGAGAAAAGGAACAAATCGAGCAAGCAGAGTAA
- a CDS encoding RluA family pseudouridine synthase: MTPDELTRHGHAESKIPVLYEDNHVLAVVKPVNVPTQEDASGDPDLLSLLKEDLKIRHNKPGNVFLGLVHRLDRPVGGAMIFAKTSKAASRLSESVRGHHFRKMYTAVLNGVPAAPQGRLTHYLLKDSRTNTVQAVRPGTAGAKEAVLEYRVLGQVDGLSLVQIQLHTGRSHQIRVQMQAIGCPLYGDQKYGGSLSRPGQQLALWSLLAGAPHPVSKEDMSFHSLPPAQFPWSEWPVSLYESMIMPGN, encoded by the coding sequence ATGACTCCAGATGAACTTACCCGACACGGGCATGCAGAATCGAAGATTCCTGTTTTATATGAGGACAATCATGTTTTGGCAGTTGTAAAGCCCGTCAATGTTCCGACACAAGAGGATGCCAGCGGAGACCCTGATCTGCTATCGTTACTGAAGGAAGACCTTAAAATCAGACACAATAAGCCTGGCAACGTCTTTTTGGGTCTGGTTCACAGATTGGATCGCCCTGTAGGCGGAGCTATGATCTTTGCCAAGACGTCCAAAGCTGCTTCGCGGCTGTCAGAGTCGGTTCGAGGCCACCATTTCCGCAAAATGTATACAGCCGTCCTGAATGGTGTTCCCGCGGCTCCGCAAGGTCGTCTGACCCATTACCTGCTAAAGGATAGCCGTACGAATACCGTTCAAGCTGTTCGGCCCGGCACGGCAGGCGCCAAGGAAGCTGTTTTGGAGTATCGCGTGCTTGGGCAAGTAGATGGGCTCAGTCTGGTGCAGATTCAACTGCATACCGGACGCTCGCACCAGATTCGTGTGCAAATGCAGGCGATCGGCTGTCCTCTCTACGGGGATCAAAAATATGGCGGCAGCCTGAGCCGTCCCGGTCAACAGCTCGCACTCTGGTCCTTGCTTGCCGGAGCACCGCATCCAGTCAGCAAGGAGGATATGAGCTTTCACTCGCTGCCTCCCGCCCAATTTCCGTGGAGCGAGTGGCCTGTGTCGCTTTATGAGAGCATGATTATGCCTGGAAATTAA
- a CDS encoding MarR family winged helix-turn-helix transcriptional regulator: MEDREKERLEVYRIIQSIREVNKTIFHAFWNEERHLDLTAIQHLVLSVLNERPSIGLSELADIARMGCSSMSGVIDRLAKAGYVARERDEHDRRSLVLSLTPEGKDTMQKVDAMWMERILPILDIPKEQLDMVLDIHKQMIMKLTSKGMNQLEQSSNDTSR; this comes from the coding sequence ATGGAGGACAGAGAGAAGGAAAGACTTGAGGTGTACCGGATTATTCAGTCGATAAGGGAGGTTAACAAAACGATATTTCACGCCTTCTGGAATGAAGAACGGCATTTGGATCTGACTGCCATTCAGCATTTGGTGCTGTCAGTTTTGAATGAACGCCCCAGCATTGGGCTATCCGAGCTGGCGGACATCGCTCGTATGGGATGCAGTTCCATGAGCGGCGTGATTGATCGTCTGGCGAAGGCAGGATATGTCGCTCGTGAACGAGATGAGCATGATCGCAGATCATTGGTGCTATCCCTGACGCCCGAAGGAAAAGATACCATGCAAAAAGTGGATGCCATGTGGATGGAACGCATCCTGCCTATTTTGGATATTCCAAAGGAGCAACTGGACATGGTCTTGGATATCCACAAGCAAATGATTATGAAGCTGACATCGAAGGGAATGAATCAACTTGAGCAGTCCTCAAATGACACTAGCAGGTAA
- a CDS encoding class I SAM-dependent methyltransferase, which translates to MYVAQGWKDYEVMDTGGGEKLERWGDIVLRRPDPQIIWPLTQETAEWRNVHGHYRRSSSGGGQWDMKKPIPERWTISYGPLKFHIKPTSFKHTGLFPEQAANWSWMMDKIKGAGRPISVLNLFAYTGGATTAAAYAGASVVHVDAAKGMVQWAKENVHLSGLADRPVRFITDDVFKFVQREQRRGNRYDAIIMDPPSYGRGPNGETWKLEESLYPFLESCMNIISDQPLFVLINSYTTGISPTVLHNMLSMTMQQKYGGQISAGEIGLPITRSGLNLPCGILGRWEA; encoded by the coding sequence ATGTATGTAGCACAAGGATGGAAAGACTATGAAGTTATGGATACAGGCGGTGGCGAAAAGCTGGAGCGCTGGGGCGATATTGTCCTGCGTCGTCCCGATCCGCAAATTATATGGCCTTTGACCCAGGAAACAGCCGAATGGCGCAATGTTCATGGGCATTACCGCCGCAGCTCTTCCGGGGGCGGCCAATGGGATATGAAAAAGCCTATTCCTGAGCGCTGGACGATCAGCTACGGACCGCTTAAATTCCACATTAAACCGACCAGCTTCAAGCATACCGGTCTTTTTCCGGAGCAAGCAGCGAACTGGAGCTGGATGATGGATAAAATCAAAGGAGCAGGCAGACCGATTTCCGTACTGAACCTGTTTGCTTACACAGGGGGAGCCACTACGGCCGCAGCGTATGCCGGAGCGAGCGTAGTGCACGTGGATGCTGCCAAAGGCATGGTACAGTGGGCAAAGGAAAATGTACATTTGTCCGGCTTGGCTGACCGTCCGGTACGCTTTATTACAGACGACGTGTTTAAGTTCGTGCAACGGGAACAGCGCAGAGGCAACCGTTATGATGCGATTATTATGGACCCTCCTTCTTACGGACGCGGACCAAACGGAGAAACTTGGAAGCTTGAAGAAAGCCTGTATCCGTTTCTGGAATCCTGCATGAACATCATCTCGGATCAACCGTTGTTTGTGCTGATCAACTCCTATACCACCGGTATTTCCCCTACCGTACTGCATAACATGCTGAGCATGACCATGCAACAAAAATACGGCGGGCAAATTAGCGCTGGTGAAATCGGATTACCAATCACACGCTCGGGATTGAATTTACCTTGCGGTATTCTCGGACGCTGGGAGGCTTAA